A genomic window from Actinomycetaceae bacterium MB13-C1-2 includes:
- a CDS encoding metal-sensitive transcriptional regulator → MNDKANYMRRMRRIEGQARGIAKMIEDEKYCIDILTQISALTGAIQTVATGLLEDHMNHCVVRAARMSDEEAQAKIEEAAQAIRRLVRV, encoded by the coding sequence ATCAACGATAAGGCCAACTATATGCGGCGGATGAGGCGTATCGAAGGGCAGGCCCGCGGCATCGCAAAAATGATCGAAGACGAAAAGTACTGTATCGACATTCTTACTCAAATAAGTGCGTTGACCGGAGCCATCCAGACGGTCGCTACCGGCCTCCTTGAGGATCACATGAACCACTGCGTCGTTCGCGCAGCCCGCATGAGTGATGAAGAAGCTCAAGCAAAGATCGAAGAAGCTGCGCAAGCTATCAGACGCCTAGTCCGCGTTTGA
- the ileS gene encoding isoleucine--tRNA ligase — protein sequence MVAKDSSKRFPLHREDLEVSAKPSFPKIEEQVLAYWKEDDTFQKSVDFRDAGERGSNEFVFYDGPPFANGLPHYGHLLTGYVKDVVGRYQTMIGHHVERRFGWDTHGLPAELETEKQLGIVDKSQVEGPTGIGIKAFNDACAASVLRYTSEWEDYVTRQARWVDFKNDYKTLDPEYMESVIWAFKTLYDKGYVYEGYRVLPYCWNDETPLSNHELKMDDDIYQDRQDQTATVGVQLLGEDGEPTGEIALIWTTTPWTLPSNLAIAVGPDIDYVAVEPTSGALAGKKVILAEQLLDVYAPELGAKDPSSKKKEGDETDLPTAEELVVSRMKGSDLLGRRYAPMFPYFEGREEGVPGPNAFQIIAGDFVTTEDGTGLVHIAPAFGEDDMNVCLEAGIKAVVPVDERGRFTAEVSDYQDVQVFDANRLILSDLREQEGPIAREDEARRPILVRQASYLHSYPHCWRCRQPLIYRAVSSWFVEVTKFRDRMVELNQQINWVPDHIKDGQFGKWLEGARDWSISRNRFWGAPIPVWKSDNPEYPRVDVYGSYQQIADDFGVDADSINLHRPDVDDLVRPNPDDPTGGSMMRRVPEVLDCWFESGSMPFAQVHYPFENQDWFEDHYPGDFIVEYIGQTRGWFYLLHVLATALFDRPAFLNVISHGIVLGDDGRKMSKSLRNYPDVTGVFNDYGSDAMRWFLLASPVVRGGNLIVTSDGVRDAVRQVVLPLWNAYYFLTLYGNACDGGAGIAPRRLDVECDDISALPEMDRYLLARTYEVTNEVRAAMDEYDIARATARLRDHLEVITNWYIRTQRDRFWDEDRDAFDTLYTALVVFVEAAAPLLPLVTEEIWRGLTGGESVHLADFPQLPETWMDADLVANMDEVQEIVSAAHSLRKTNNVRVRQPLGRLTVVASDPDSLVQFAPIIAREVNVKEVDFEAPEESGFEVKRTLGLNPREFPGAVRPLTSKLFAAAKSGQWEEAREADTVRFPAVELDGAPVELSGDQFTLTIGVEASGDEVAAVLDSGAFVILDTAVSEDLEQEGYARDLVRAIQDARKDAGFHVADRIRIDLVVPEGRLVAARAFEDMIAKETLALELEIVAGAEQSVRVTKL from the coding sequence ATGGTCGCTAAGGACAGTTCAAAGCGATTTCCGTTGCACCGAGAAGACCTTGAGGTCAGTGCTAAACCCTCGTTCCCGAAGATTGAGGAACAGGTGTTGGCATACTGGAAGGAAGACGACACCTTCCAAAAGTCCGTCGACTTCCGTGATGCGGGCGAACGAGGCTCTAATGAGTTTGTTTTCTACGACGGCCCTCCATTCGCGAATGGACTTCCGCACTACGGTCATCTCCTGACCGGATACGTCAAGGACGTTGTCGGTCGATACCAAACGATGATCGGTCACCACGTCGAGCGCCGCTTTGGCTGGGATACCCACGGTCTGCCCGCCGAGCTAGAGACCGAGAAACAGCTTGGCATCGTCGATAAGTCCCAGGTCGAGGGCCCAACTGGAATTGGAATTAAGGCCTTCAACGACGCCTGCGCCGCCTCCGTACTTCGCTACACATCAGAGTGGGAAGACTACGTTACTCGTCAGGCGCGGTGGGTCGACTTTAAGAACGACTACAAGACCCTGGACCCGGAGTACATGGAGTCGGTGATCTGGGCGTTCAAGACCCTGTACGACAAGGGGTACGTTTACGAGGGCTACCGCGTGTTGCCCTACTGCTGGAATGACGAGACGCCGCTGTCTAATCACGAACTCAAGATGGACGACGATATTTACCAGGACCGTCAAGACCAGACGGCGACCGTCGGCGTCCAGCTCCTGGGTGAGGACGGGGAGCCGACGGGAGAGATCGCCCTAATCTGGACCACGACCCCTTGGACGCTTCCGTCTAACTTGGCCATCGCCGTTGGCCCGGATATCGACTATGTTGCTGTGGAGCCTACCAGCGGCGCGCTGGCGGGGAAGAAGGTCATCCTCGCTGAACAACTGCTGGATGTCTATGCGCCTGAGCTTGGAGCAAAGGACCCCTCATCCAAGAAAAAGGAGGGCGACGAGACGGACCTTCCCACTGCCGAGGAACTCGTCGTGTCCCGGATGAAAGGTTCCGACCTGCTCGGCCGCCGGTACGCTCCAATGTTCCCCTATTTTGAGGGACGCGAAGAGGGAGTTCCCGGCCCGAATGCGTTCCAGATTATTGCGGGTGACTTCGTTACGACTGAAGACGGAACGGGTCTGGTACACATTGCCCCCGCCTTCGGTGAAGACGATATGAACGTCTGCTTAGAAGCAGGAATCAAGGCAGTGGTTCCAGTCGATGAGCGTGGACGTTTCACCGCTGAGGTTTCCGACTACCAGGACGTTCAGGTTTTCGACGCGAACCGTCTGATCCTCTCAGACCTGCGCGAGCAGGAGGGTCCGATAGCTCGCGAGGACGAGGCACGCCGTCCCATCCTGGTCCGTCAAGCCTCGTACCTGCACTCATATCCGCACTGCTGGCGCTGCCGTCAGCCTTTGATCTACCGGGCGGTGTCCTCGTGGTTTGTTGAGGTCACTAAGTTCCGTGACCGCATGGTGGAACTGAACCAGCAGATCAACTGGGTTCCAGACCACATCAAGGACGGACAGTTCGGCAAGTGGCTTGAAGGCGCTCGGGACTGGTCCATCAGCCGTAACCGCTTTTGGGGGGCCCCGATCCCGGTCTGGAAGTCGGACAATCCGGAATACCCACGCGTGGACGTTTACGGCTCGTATCAGCAGATTGCCGACGATTTTGGGGTGGATGCCGACAGTATCAACCTGCACCGTCCAGATGTTGACGACCTAGTTCGACCGAACCCAGATGATCCCACGGGGGGCTCCATGATGCGTCGTGTGCCCGAAGTTCTGGACTGCTGGTTCGAGTCTGGTTCGATGCCATTCGCTCAGGTTCACTACCCGTTTGAGAACCAGGACTGGTTCGAAGACCACTACCCGGGTGACTTCATCGTCGAGTACATCGGCCAGACCCGTGGCTGGTTCTACCTGTTGCATGTTCTTGCCACGGCACTTTTTGATCGTCCTGCATTCCTCAACGTCATCTCGCACGGAATCGTTCTGGGTGATGACGGACGCAAGATGAGTAAATCGCTGCGTAATTACCCGGACGTCACGGGGGTCTTCAACGACTACGGGTCCGATGCAATGCGTTGGTTCCTATTGGCTTCGCCAGTGGTACGCGGCGGTAACCTAATCGTCACCTCGGACGGTGTGCGCGACGCGGTTCGCCAGGTGGTTCTGCCTCTCTGGAACGCGTACTACTTCCTGACTCTCTACGGCAACGCGTGTGACGGTGGCGCGGGGATCGCTCCCAGGCGCTTGGATGTGGAGTGCGATGACATTTCCGCTCTTCCTGAGATGGATCGCTACCTCTTGGCCCGAACATACGAGGTGACAAACGAGGTTCGCGCGGCGATGGACGAGTACGATATTGCGCGCGCGACTGCCCGATTGCGCGATCACCTTGAAGTGATCACGAATTGGTACATCCGAACCCAGCGTGACCGCTTCTGGGACGAGGATCGCGATGCGTTTGACACTCTGTACACGGCCCTGGTTGTTTTTGTAGAGGCCGCTGCCCCACTACTTCCGCTGGTGACGGAAGAAATTTGGAGGGGACTAACTGGCGGCGAGTCTGTCCACTTGGCGGACTTCCCGCAGCTTCCTGAGACGTGGATGGACGCCGACCTGGTTGCCAACATGGACGAGGTTCAAGAGATCGTCTCCGCCGCGCACAGCCTCAGAAAAACGAACAATGTTCGGGTGCGCCAACCCCTCGGACGCCTGACTGTGGTGGCGAGCGACCCGGACTCCCTCGTGCAGTTTGCGCCGATTATCGCCCGCGAAGTCAACGTGAAAGAGGTTGATTTTGAGGCACCCGAGGAGTCGGGCTTCGAGGTGAAGCGCACCCTGGGCCTCAACCCGCGAGAATTCCCCGGCGCGGTCCGCCCTCTCACTTCTAAGCTATTTGCTGCTGCAAAGAGCGGACAGTGGGAAGAAGCTCGCGAGGCTGACACAGTCCGTTTCCCAGCAGTGGAACTCGACGGGGCACCTGTGGAACTTTCCGGAGATCAGTTCACCCTGACAATCGGGGTGGAGGCGAGCGGGGATGAGGTTGCCGCGGTGCTGGACTCGGGGGCATTCGTCATTCTGGATACCGCCGTGTCGGAAGACCTAGAGCAAGAAGGCTACGCTCGCGACCTGGTTCGTGCTATCCAGGACGCTCGTAAGGACGCAGGTTTTCACGTTGCGGATCGCATCAGGATCGATCTGGTCGTCCCGGAGGGCCGCTTGGTTGCCGCCCGGGCGTTCGAGGACATGATTGCGAAGGAGACCCTGGCGTTGGAACTTGAGATCGTCGCCGGGGCGGAGCAGTCGGTTAGGGTCACGAAGCTCTAG
- a CDS encoding single-stranded DNA-binding protein — MALRAQITGAITEPVLRWTPKQQPVLDFRINATASVRNKSTGQWEDVGSPIWVSVAFWEQEAQTLNEVLSKGDRITVEGTLVQETYQRRDGGEGNSLSLRFPKMLGVIPSRRWADSQGSASPSATSGGASYSPPTDDPWGAPTSESSAAPF; from the coding sequence ATGGCACTTCGAGCACAAATCACCGGAGCAATAACCGAGCCCGTTCTGCGTTGGACCCCGAAGCAGCAGCCGGTCCTCGACTTCCGAATCAATGCGACTGCTTCTGTTCGTAACAAGTCCACGGGACAGTGGGAAGACGTGGGCTCTCCAATCTGGGTGAGCGTGGCATTTTGGGAGCAGGAAGCGCAGACATTGAACGAGGTCTTGAGTAAAGGCGACCGAATCACCGTGGAGGGAACTCTGGTTCAGGAGACCTACCAACGTCGCGACGGGGGCGAGGGAAACTCGCTGTCGTTACGATTCCCCAAGATGCTAGGGGTCATCCCAAGCCGCCGCTGGGCTGATTCTCAAGGCAGTGCTTCTCCATCAGCAACTAGCGGCGGGGCATCCTACAGTCCGCCGACAGACGACCCGTGGGGCGCCCCAACCTCAGAGAGCTCCGCTGCCCCATTCTAG
- a CDS encoding heavy-metal-associated domain-containing protein, whose product MATASYKVTGMTCGHCEMSVREEVSEIPGVTDIQVSAESGDLVVTATGEIDDAAVLAAVTEAGYSATPAFRGGSNRTAEL is encoded by the coding sequence ATGGCAACCGCCTCGTACAAAGTAACCGGAATGACCTGCGGGCACTGCGAGATGTCCGTGCGCGAAGAAGTGTCGGAGATCCCCGGAGTTACTGACATCCAGGTTAGCGCCGAATCAGGCGATCTTGTAGTTACCGCTACAGGAGAGATAGACGACGCTGCGGTGCTCGCCGCAGTTACCGAAGCGGGGTACTCGGCTACGCCAGCGTTCCGCGGTGGAAGCAACAGAACCGCAGAACTGTGA
- a CDS encoding folylpolyglutamate synthase/dihydrofolate synthase family protein, protein MSDSTGAGTGDEQNFDLPHGIDPELIPYLIAADEDDESDDDQDDVPSEGSGEEDEDEGDLEQLRRIVKETLLAGADPELIASILEEDSDEDRGEIDPDTQRIAEHEALLDEAEAEAELNVVYQDLITRTPEHDFDPTLDRVQQVLYILGDPQDAYPILHIAGTNGKTSTTRLSSALLSGFGLRVGAFTSPHLTSVRERIQVNGQPLSAREFLSAWQDVSPYIDMVDEKADEAGTPKISYFEALAITALAAFADIPVDAAVIEVGLGGRFDATNVVNSGVQVITPISFDHQKYLGNTIEEIAGEKAQIIKPGSIVVVSSQDPAALAVIEQRIQETDSIMRLQDRDWAVESRQPGVGGQMISVRTPAALYEELFIPLHGEHQAQNAAAALVAVEAIMGGKALPPEVVEAGFLQARSPGRLEIVRRSPTVIVDAAHNPAGVAAMRTGLAEAFHLDYLVGVFSAMADKNIEAMLVEIEPAMDQIVLTQMQGARPIDIDDLTEIAVGVFGEDRVHVKPDLADALEEAVKLMDAPSDPSLQRAVVAFGSIMLAGDVTALFQR, encoded by the coding sequence ATGAGTGATTCGACTGGCGCCGGGACCGGCGACGAGCAGAACTTCGATCTTCCACACGGGATCGACCCCGAACTGATCCCCTATCTGATCGCGGCCGACGAGGATGACGAGTCGGACGATGACCAAGACGATGTGCCTTCAGAAGGCAGCGGCGAGGAAGACGAGGATGAGGGCGACCTTGAACAACTTCGGCGGATCGTCAAAGAAACACTGCTGGCAGGAGCCGACCCCGAGCTAATCGCATCCATCCTTGAGGAAGATAGCGATGAGGATCGGGGAGAGATAGATCCCGACACCCAACGGATCGCCGAACACGAGGCCCTGCTGGACGAGGCAGAAGCCGAAGCGGAGCTAAACGTCGTCTACCAGGACTTGATAACCAGGACGCCCGAGCACGACTTCGATCCAACCCTAGATCGAGTCCAGCAGGTGCTCTACATCCTCGGTGACCCTCAGGACGCGTATCCGATACTTCACATTGCGGGGACGAACGGCAAGACCTCTACCACCCGTCTTTCCTCGGCCCTACTTAGCGGATTCGGACTTCGCGTGGGTGCGTTTACTTCACCGCACCTGACGAGTGTGCGTGAACGGATCCAAGTGAACGGACAGCCTCTTTCAGCGCGAGAGTTCCTCTCTGCCTGGCAGGACGTTTCCCCATATATCGACATGGTTGATGAGAAGGCCGACGAGGCTGGAACCCCAAAGATCTCCTACTTTGAAGCCTTGGCGATTACTGCGCTTGCGGCTTTTGCAGACATTCCGGTCGACGCTGCCGTTATCGAGGTCGGATTGGGCGGTCGCTTTGACGCAACCAACGTGGTGAACTCTGGTGTCCAGGTCATCACCCCGATCTCCTTTGACCACCAGAAATACCTGGGGAACACCATTGAGGAGATTGCGGGGGAGAAAGCCCAGATTATCAAGCCTGGGTCAATCGTCGTGGTTTCGAGTCAGGACCCTGCGGCACTCGCGGTCATCGAACAGCGGATACAGGAGACTGACTCGATCATGCGTCTGCAGGATCGTGACTGGGCGGTCGAGTCTAGACAGCCGGGCGTTGGCGGGCAGATGATCTCCGTTCGCACGCCTGCGGCGTTGTACGAGGAGTTGTTTATTCCCCTGCATGGCGAGCATCAGGCGCAGAACGCGGCTGCCGCGTTGGTTGCCGTCGAGGCCATCATGGGTGGCAAGGCCCTGCCGCCGGAGGTTGTAGAGGCGGGGTTCCTTCAGGCTCGTTCGCCCGGAAGACTCGAAATCGTTAGACGATCACCGACCGTGATCGTTGACGCCGCGCACAATCCAGCTGGAGTTGCGGCCATGAGAACCGGACTCGCAGAAGCCTTCCACCTCGACTACTTGGTGGGCGTGTTTTCGGCCATGGCCGACAAGAATATTGAGGCAATGCTGGTCGAAATTGAGCCAGCCATGGATCAGATAGTGTTGACGCAGATGCAGGGGGCACGTCCCATCGACATTGATGATCTCACAGAGATCGCGGTGGGGGTCTTTGGCGAGGACCGAGTCCACGTCAAGCCCGACCTCGCCGATGCGTTGGAAGAGGCCGTGAAGCTAATGGACGCGCCGAGTGATCCGAGTCTTCAGAGAGCGGTCGTTGCGTTTGGTTCCATCATGCTTGCTGGCGACGTGACCGCGCTGTTTCAGCGGTAG
- a CDS encoding heavy metal translocating P-type ATPase, which translates to MSIQTNPPAGVSIELDIGGMTCASCANRIERKLNKLDGVTATVNYATEKAKVTVPEGYNPDLLVEEVKKAGYSAELPKPKTAPVDNGEQPEDRELTELRQRLIGAVVLAVPVILLAMIPALQFRNWQWLSLTLAAPVIVWAAWPFHKAAWANLKQGAATMDTLISMGTLSAFLWSLYALFFGTAGEPGMKHPFTLTVAPSDGASNIYLEVAAGVTMFILLGRYFEKKSKRQAGAALRALLELGAKDVSLLKDGIEIKVPIDELRVGDEFVVRPGEKIATDGVVVSGTSAVDESMLTGESVPVEVAKGDPVTGATVNAGGRLVVRATRVGSDTQLAQMAKLVEDAQTGKAEVQRLADRVSGVFVPVVILIAAATLGAWLGAGFPVTAAFTAAVAVLVVACPCALGLATPTALLVGTGRGAQMGILIKGPEVLESTRDIDTVVLDKTGTVTTGKMTLVEVIAETGTPQEELLRVAGTVEDASEHPIARAIADGAREAVGALTPPEDFKNVEGKGVQGVVDGKLVIVGRESLLADWGQDLSPEIAAKKTRAESEGKTVVAAGWDGSARGILVVADTVKPTSAEAIDEFKAIGLTPVLLTGDNKKVAQYIADQVGIDEVIAEVLPEAKVDVIKRLQGEKRVVAMVGDGVNDAPALAQADLGMAMGTGTDVAIEASDITLVRGDLRGAVDAVRLSRKTLGTIKGNLFWAFAYNTAAIPIAALGMLNPMLAGAAMAFSSVFVVGNSLRLRGFRSIAAD; encoded by the coding sequence ATGAGTATTCAGACAAATCCACCGGCCGGGGTGTCGATAGAACTCGATATCGGCGGAATGACCTGCGCATCCTGCGCGAACCGGATCGAACGTAAGCTGAACAAACTCGATGGTGTAACCGCAACGGTCAACTACGCCACCGAAAAGGCCAAGGTCACCGTTCCCGAGGGGTACAACCCCGATCTTCTCGTTGAGGAGGTGAAGAAGGCCGGATACTCAGCCGAGCTTCCAAAACCAAAGACTGCACCCGTCGATAACGGTGAGCAGCCCGAAGACCGCGAGTTGACCGAACTTCGTCAAAGGTTGATCGGCGCAGTGGTACTGGCGGTCCCCGTCATCCTCCTGGCAATGATTCCGGCACTCCAGTTCAGGAACTGGCAGTGGCTCTCTCTGACTTTGGCGGCGCCGGTGATTGTCTGGGCGGCATGGCCATTCCACAAAGCAGCTTGGGCCAACCTCAAACAGGGTGCCGCAACCATGGACACACTGATCTCTATGGGGACCCTTTCCGCGTTCCTTTGGTCGCTGTATGCCCTGTTCTTCGGAACGGCTGGCGAACCGGGAATGAAGCATCCGTTTACCCTCACCGTCGCCCCGTCAGATGGCGCGTCCAACATCTATCTTGAGGTCGCCGCTGGCGTCACAATGTTTATTCTTCTGGGTCGCTACTTCGAGAAGAAATCGAAGCGGCAGGCTGGAGCTGCGCTCCGCGCCCTACTCGAACTGGGTGCCAAAGACGTATCACTGCTCAAAGACGGGATTGAGATCAAGGTTCCGATTGACGAGTTAAGGGTCGGCGATGAGTTCGTCGTACGTCCCGGAGAGAAGATCGCTACCGATGGTGTGGTGGTCTCGGGGACTTCTGCGGTTGACGAATCGATGCTTACCGGCGAGTCCGTCCCGGTCGAGGTGGCCAAGGGCGACCCTGTAACCGGCGCCACCGTCAATGCGGGGGGTCGTCTGGTGGTGCGAGCTACCAGGGTTGGGTCTGATACCCAGCTGGCTCAGATGGCGAAGCTGGTCGAGGACGCACAAACTGGTAAGGCGGAGGTTCAAAGGCTTGCAGACAGAGTCTCGGGCGTCTTCGTTCCTGTTGTGATCCTGATCGCCGCCGCAACTCTCGGAGCCTGGCTTGGCGCCGGCTTCCCCGTGACAGCGGCCTTCACCGCCGCAGTCGCCGTGCTCGTCGTAGCATGCCCGTGCGCGCTTGGGCTTGCAACCCCGACGGCTCTGCTGGTTGGAACCGGTCGCGGCGCTCAGATGGGCATCTTGATTAAGGGGCCCGAGGTCCTCGAATCTACCCGCGACATCGATACCGTAGTGCTCGACAAGACGGGAACGGTCACCACGGGAAAGATGACCCTCGTCGAAGTTATTGCCGAGACGGGAACACCGCAAGAAGAACTATTGCGAGTCGCCGGAACCGTTGAAGATGCCTCGGAACATCCGATCGCTCGCGCCATCGCCGATGGCGCACGAGAGGCGGTGGGGGCCCTCACTCCTCCCGAGGACTTCAAGAACGTCGAGGGCAAAGGCGTTCAAGGCGTAGTCGACGGGAAACTGGTTATCGTTGGTCGCGAGTCACTACTGGCAGACTGGGGACAAGACCTATCCCCCGAGATCGCCGCTAAGAAGACCCGGGCCGAGTCGGAGGGAAAGACCGTTGTCGCCGCTGGTTGGGATGGTAGCGCCCGAGGCATTCTAGTTGTTGCAGACACCGTGAAGCCGACCAGTGCGGAAGCTATCGACGAGTTCAAAGCGATCGGTCTAACACCGGTACTTCTTACTGGTGACAACAAGAAAGTCGCCCAATATATCGCTGATCAAGTCGGTATCGACGAAGTAATCGCCGAGGTTTTGCCCGAAGCCAAAGTCGATGTGATCAAGCGGCTACAGGGCGAGAAACGAGTAGTCGCAATGGTCGGTGACGGCGTAAATGATGCGCCCGCGTTGGCACAGGCCGATCTGGGCATGGCCATGGGAACCGGAACGGATGTTGCAATCGAAGCCTCTGACATCACTCTGGTGCGAGGTGACCTCCGGGGCGCGGTGGATGCAGTGCGGCTGTCACGCAAAACCTTGGGAACGATCAAGGGCAACCTGTTCTGGGCATTTGCATACAACACGGCTGCCATACCGATTGCCGCCCTTGGAATGCTCAACCCGATGCTAGCCGGGGCCGCAATGGCATTCTCTTCGGTATTTGTGGTTGGAAATAGCCTGCGACTTCGCGGATTCCGTAGTATCGCGGCCGACTAG
- a CDS encoding M13-type metalloendopeptidase: MTSSDINLRAHVLDPEAMDTSVRPQDDFYRYVNGTWLQNHEIPADRASDGAFYQLADLSEDRTHAIAEEAVAGTLEGDAAKRIAVLYSQFMDEETLNRLGAEPLQPLLSQIANAETHEELAFVLGSLVRSGVAGWFDMEVSTDLNNTDRYAAYFGQSGLGLPDESYYREPEYEDYRQKYVEHITRLFPLVGVTTQEAAPEAATEVMTFETLLAGHHWDIVKCRDIQATNNPRTWEELVADAPDFQWTEWQRGLGIDLSDKPIVSFMPDYMGEAAQLWKSSHLHTLKYWMARQIADDFAPYLSNEIAEERFDFYGRTLSGIEKMRPRWKRALGLVEDAVGFDMGRLYVERHFPAEYKERMERMVRNLLEAYRGSIKKLDWMGEETKKKALIKLDTFMPKIGYPDKWRDYSGLEFSEEQGLLENILASEAFDLEWEFSKLGTEVDRTEWLMTPHTVNAYYQPTMNEIVFPAAILQPPFFDPEADDAVNYAGIGAVIGHEIGHGFDDQGAQFDELGAVNDWWTDEDKAAFEERTKALINQYNGYSPAALDDSNKVNGALTIGENIGDLGGLGIAWQAWQAALQEQGIASPSDARVIDGLTGPERFFASWAAIWRSKYRDDFAIQLLAIDPHSPAEFRCNGILSNMDAFADYYSLNEEDAMWIAPEDRVTIW; the protein is encoded by the coding sequence ATGACCAGTTCTGATATCAACTTAAGAGCGCACGTCCTAGACCCAGAAGCGATGGACACATCAGTTCGTCCTCAAGATGACTTCTACAGGTACGTGAATGGCACGTGGCTCCAGAATCATGAAATACCCGCTGACCGAGCGTCAGACGGCGCCTTCTATCAGCTTGCCGACCTGAGCGAAGATCGGACCCACGCCATCGCTGAGGAAGCCGTTGCCGGAACTCTAGAAGGGGACGCGGCCAAGCGGATCGCAGTTCTCTACAGCCAGTTCATGGACGAGGAGACACTTAACCGCCTCGGAGCAGAACCTCTTCAGCCACTACTTTCACAGATCGCAAATGCAGAGACGCACGAAGAACTCGCCTTCGTTCTTGGCTCCCTAGTCCGCTCGGGCGTCGCTGGTTGGTTCGACATGGAGGTCTCGACAGATCTCAACAACACCGACCGCTACGCGGCTTACTTCGGACAGTCCGGCCTGGGCCTTCCCGACGAGTCGTACTACCGTGAACCCGAGTACGAGGACTACCGCCAGAAGTACGTCGAACACATCACCAGGCTGTTTCCTCTGGTTGGCGTGACTACTCAAGAAGCCGCTCCGGAAGCTGCTACAGAAGTCATGACATTCGAGACTCTACTCGCCGGCCATCACTGGGACATCGTCAAGTGCCGTGACATTCAGGCCACCAACAATCCTCGAACGTGGGAGGAACTGGTAGCCGATGCCCCGGACTTCCAGTGGACCGAATGGCAGCGCGGACTGGGCATCGACCTCTCAGATAAACCGATTGTCAGCTTTATGCCCGATTACATGGGCGAAGCGGCCCAGCTATGGAAGAGCTCTCACCTGCACACCCTCAAATACTGGATGGCTCGTCAGATTGCCGACGACTTTGCCCCGTATCTAAGCAACGAGATTGCTGAAGAACGCTTCGACTTCTATGGTCGTACCCTTTCTGGAATCGAGAAGATGCGTCCACGCTGGAAACGAGCGCTCGGTCTTGTCGAGGACGCGGTCGGGTTTGATATGGGTCGTCTCTACGTCGAGCGCCATTTCCCCGCCGAGTATAAGGAGCGAATGGAGCGAATGGTCCGGAACCTCCTTGAGGCCTATCGCGGTTCAATCAAAAAGCTTGACTGGATGGGAGAGGAAACTAAAAAGAAAGCCCTGATTAAGCTCGACACTTTCATGCCGAAAATCGGGTACCCGGATAAGTGGCGTGACTACAGCGGCCTGGAGTTTTCAGAGGAGCAGGGCCTACTCGAAAACATTCTTGCCTCGGAGGCCTTCGATCTTGAGTGGGAGTTCAGCAAACTAGGGACAGAGGTCGACCGCACCGAGTGGTTGATGACCCCTCATACCGTGAATGCCTACTATCAGCCAACGATGAATGAGATCGTCTTTCCGGCCGCGATCCTCCAGCCTCCGTTCTTCGACCCCGAGGCCGATGATGCTGTTAACTACGCAGGTATTGGTGCTGTCATCGGTCACGAAATCGGACATGGTTTTGACGATCAGGGCGCCCAGTTCGATGAGCTAGGCGCAGTCAACGACTGGTGGACGGACGAGGACAAGGCGGCTTTCGAGGAGCGCACCAAAGCCCTAATCAATCAGTACAACGGATACTCTCCTGCTGCACTCGACGATTCCAACAAGGTAAACGGCGCCCTCACCATCGGCGAGAACATCGGTGACCTTGGCGGTCTTGGCATCGCATGGCAAGCGTGGCAGGCAGCACTTCAAGAACAAGGAATCGCGAGTCCGTCAGATGCACGTGTTATTGATGGCCTTACGGGACCCGAACGATTTTTCGCCTCCTGGGCCGCAATCTGGCGAAGCAAGTATCGTGATGATTTCGCGATCCAGCTGCTTGCAATCGATCCTCATTCGCCCGCCGAGTTTCGTTGCAATGGCATTCTTTCGAATATGGATGCCTTTGCGGACTACTACAGTCTGAACGAGGAAGATGCCATGTGGATCGCACCCGAGGACCGAGTCACCATCTGGTAA